The DNA window CGGACGAACCCGGTCAGCCGGATCGTCACCTTGCGACGGGCCGGGGGCGAGCACGAGGCGCAGTCGCTGACGAGGATGCCGCGGCCCACCGCCTTGCGGGTGCCCCAGTGCTTCCACTTCAGCTTGTCGAGGTACGCCGCGGAGCTGTACGCCGTGAAGATCCGCTTCGGCCGCACCTCCGGGGTGCCGAGGTTGTAGTAGACCGCCTGGCCGGCCTTCGGCGCGTCGGGCGCGGGCAGGGCGGTGGCCGAGTGGGGGGCGAGCACTGCACCGAGCAGGGCGAGGACGAGGAGCACGGCTGATCCGGTGCGGCGCAAGGACATGGCCGGAGCGTAGGACGGCGGGGGCGGTTCGGGGCACGGAACGGCAGGTGATCCAGACCGCCCAGTAACGTCGGGGGCGTGTTCCCGGTGGGTGGCGTGGGCGTGATGCTGCTGCTGGTCGCCGTGTCGGGACTGCTCTGCGGGCTGCTCGCCGTGCTGCTCCAGCGGCGGGTCGGCTGGCTGTCGGCGCTGTCGATCGGGGGGTTCGTCTGGTCCATCGCGGTGATCGGCTCGATCACGCTGATCCCGGCGAACGGCGCCCCGGGCATCGTGTCCGCCGAGGGCCGGATGACGACCTGCTCGTGGGACATCGGCGGCCCCGCGCCCGACGGATTCTGGATCTTCTCCGGCGGCCAACGGCTGCTCAACATGGTGGTGTTCGTGCCCGCCGGCGTCCTGCTGGTCCTCGCCTGCGCGCGCTGGCGGGCCGCGTGGGTGCTGGTGCCGCTCGGCCTGGTCGCGCTCGCGGGCTACTCCGTCGGCATCGAGGCCACCCAGCTCGCGCTGGCCCGGATCGACCGGGCGTGCGACGTCACCGACGTGATCGACAACGTCACCGGTGCCGCGCTCGGCGTCGCCGTCGGCATCGTGCTCGCCCTGCTGCTCCGGCCGTGGCGAGCGCGACGCACCTGACTAGCCTGAACCCATGAGCACCCCGCAGCCCCGCGCGAACGTCGCCGAGATCCCGCCGTACGTCGCCGGTAGGCCGCCGACGGTCCGACCGGGCATGACGTCGTACAAGCTCTCGTCCAACGAGAACCCCTACCCGCCCCTGCCCGGCGTGGTCGAGGCCGTGCAGGCCGGCGTGGGCGCGATGAACCGCTACCCCGACATGGGCAGCACGGCCCTCTACGCCGCGCTGGGCGAGAGCTTCGGCGTCCCCGTCGACCACCTGTCGGTCGCGACCGGGTCGGTGGGGCTGATCTACCAGCTGGTGCAGGCCTTCTGCGACCCCGGTGACGAGGTCGTCTACGCCTGGCGCTCGTTCGAGGCCTACCCGATCGCGGTCACGGCCGCGGCAGCGACGTCGGTGCAGGTGCCGGTCCTGGCCGACGGCCGCCACGACCTCGACGCGATGGCGGCGGCGGTCACCGACCGCACCAAGATCGTGCTGGTCTGCACCCCCAACAACCCGACCGGGCCGGCCGTCACGCAGACCGAGCTGGACGCCTTCCTGGCGAAGGTCCCCGGGCACGTGCTCGTGGTGGTCGACGAGGCGTACGTCGAGTTCGTGCGGATGGACGACGCGGTCGACGGGATCGCGACGTACCGGCGCCACGACAACGTCGTGCTCACGCGCACCTTCTCGAAGGCCTACGGCCTTGCCGGCTTCCGGGTCGGGTACGCCGTCGCGCCGGCCCCGATCGCCGGTGCCCTGCGGGCCGTGTCGCTGCCGTTCGGCGTCTCGACGATCGCCCAGGCCGCGGCGATCGCGTCGCTCGAGCGGTCGGCCGAGCTCTTCGAGCGGGTCGACGAGCTGGTGGCCGAGCGCGCCCGCGTGGTCGCCGGCCTGCGCGAGGTCGGCTGGGACGTGCCCGAGCCTCAGGGCAACTTCGTCTGGTTCGGGCTCGGCGACCGGACGGCCGAGTTCGCGGCCGCCGCCGACGAGGCCGGCATCGTCGTCCGCCCGTTCGCGGGCGAGGGCGCCCGGGTCTCCATCGGCGAGGACGAGGCCAACGACCGGCTGATCTCGGTGGCCGCCGCCTTCCGCTGATCGAGCTCGCGCCAGCGCGGGTCGACCGCCGGCAGCATCGTCACCAGGAAGTACGCCGCGCCGACGACCAGCAGGGCCGGTGCGAGCCCGACACCCGCGACGAGCAGGCCGCCGAGCACGCCGCCGAAGGGGATCAGCGCGAAGCACATCGCCGTGGTCAGCGCGGAGACCCGGCCGGTCAGGTCGGCCGGGATCCGTTCGAAGATGACGGCGCCGAGGATCGGGTTGATGAAGCCGGCTGCGAAGCCGGCGACCGCGCAGGTGCCGACCACGAGCCACAGCGGCGCCTCGAGCGCCATCACCACGAAGCGCGGGGCGCCGGCCAGGAGGAACGTCACCAGGTACGTCTTCCGCCGCGGCATCCGGGCGGCCCACGCCGACGCGCAGAGCGCGCCGATCGCCGCGGAGCCGCCGAAGCACGCGAAGAGGAGGGCGACGCCGTTGGCGCTGCCGACGACCTCCCGGGACCACACCGGCACCAGCACCGTGATGTAGGCGGCGTCGAGGAGGTTGGTGAGCGCGACCATGACCGTGATCCCGAGCAGCACCCGGTCGCCCCGGAGGAAGTCCCACCCCGCGCGGAGCCGCGCGCCGTACGACGCCGGATCGTCGGCCTCCGTGCTCCGCACCGTGCGGAGCGCCCGCGTCGTCGCACCCAGGACCAGCGCCGAGGCGCCGAACGAGAGCGCGTCGACCACCAGCGCGTCGGCGGCCCCGAGGACCGCGACCAGGCCGGCGGCGCCGGCCGCACCCAGCAGGCCGGCGGTGCGCTCGACCGTGGAGTGGAGGCCGGTCACCCGCTCCATCGGCACGCCCGCCTCGGCGGCGACGACCGGCGTCAGCGCTGCCTTGGCCGCGTCTCCCGGTCCCCGCAGGGCTCCGGAGAGGACGACCAGCACCAGCAGCCCGGAGAACGACAGACGACCCGCCTCGTGCAGCAGCGGGATCGCGCCGACGACCAGCACCGACAGCAGGTCGCAGGTGATCGCGACCCGGCGCGCGCCGACCCGGTCGATCACCGGCCCCGCGAGCACCTTGAGCACGACCAGCGGCAGCATCTCGGCCAGCGCGACCAGCCCGGTCTTCGTCGCGCTGCCCGTCGTCGTCAGCACGAACCACGGCAGCGCGACCATGGACACCCGGGTGCCGGTGAGCGAGATCGCCTCGGCGGTGAGCCAGCCGTAGAGCGGACGTCGTCGGCTCACGGCTCCTGGCTCCCGACCTTGCCGGGGTAGGGGAACGCGTTGAGCTGCAGCACGTACGGCGCCGCCTCGTCGTCGTCCTCCTCGTCCCCGATCTCCTTGATCGCCTCGATCAGCTGCTCGATCACGGCCCGGGCCTTGCGGGGCGTCAGCTGCACCACCCAGTCGCTGTACGTCGTGGCGTCGCGCCACTCCTCGGGCAGCAGGGGCAGCTCCTCGACGGAGCGCTGGAGCCGCTCGGTCGTCACGACGACGACCGACTGCAGGTAGGCGTCCAGCGTGGCCCGTGCCTCCGGCTCGGCCGGACCCGCGGTGTCCGTGGTCGTCACCCGGTGCGCGGCCTGCCACCACCGGTCGCGGGCGTTGCCGAGCTCGGTGGCCTCGGCGACGAAGCCGGCCTGGGCCAGCTGCCGCAGGTGGTACGACGTCGC is part of the Nocardioides conyzicola genome and encodes:
- a CDS encoding VanZ family protein encodes the protein MFPVGGVGVMLLLVAVSGLLCGLLAVLLQRRVGWLSALSIGGFVWSIAVIGSITLIPANGAPGIVSAEGRMTTCSWDIGGPAPDGFWIFSGGQRLLNMVVFVPAGVLLVLACARWRAAWVLVPLGLVALAGYSVGIEATQLALARIDRACDVTDVIDNVTGAALGVAVGIVLALLLRPWRARRT
- the hisC gene encoding histidinol-phosphate transaminase, producing MSTPQPRANVAEIPPYVAGRPPTVRPGMTSYKLSSNENPYPPLPGVVEAVQAGVGAMNRYPDMGSTALYAALGESFGVPVDHLSVATGSVGLIYQLVQAFCDPGDEVVYAWRSFEAYPIAVTAAAATSVQVPVLADGRHDLDAMAAAVTDRTKIVLVCTPNNPTGPAVTQTELDAFLAKVPGHVLVVVDEAYVEFVRMDDAVDGIATYRRHDNVVLTRTFSKAYGLAGFRVGYAVAPAPIAGALRAVSLPFGVSTIAQAAAIASLERSAELFERVDELVAERARVVAGLREVGWDVPEPQGNFVWFGLGDRTAEFAAAADEAGIVVRPFAGEGARVSIGEDEANDRLISVAAAFR
- a CDS encoding helix-turn-helix domain-containing protein, producing MDLTSITPTPHQMKALTHPVRVRILGLLRIDGPATATTLASRLGLNTGATSYHLRQLAQAGFVAEATELGNARDRWWQAAHRVTTTDTAGPAEPEARATLDAYLQSVVVVTTERLQRSVEELPLLPEEWRDATTYSDWVVQLTPRKARAVIEQLIEAIKEIGDEEDDDEAAPYVLQLNAFPYPGKVGSQEP